A single genomic interval of Scylla paramamosain isolate STU-SP2022 chromosome 4, ASM3559412v1, whole genome shotgun sequence harbors:
- the LOC135099939 gene encoding uncharacterized protein LOC135099939: protein MDRRGLSGWNRSNEQDKSGGSGRASPSDAYYGGGTPQDHRDADRTYYGTNNNDYSKYAGGSSEYLPQASSYDAFDGGCAGGYYDDHHSSPDYYDNRYDGYSGDYHSGYGNQGHTEYSGHPGDYDGGSSSCYRDQGCHGLNACHQSQCSEYNECRRQQCQSSRVEVTAKVLFGSVSAISNLKQKKSSKKK from the coding sequence ATGGATCGTCGCGGGTTGAGTGGGTGGAACAGAAGCAACGAACAAGATAAAAGTGGGGGAAGCGGCCGAGCCTCTCCAAGTGACGCCTACTACGGGGGCGGGACGCCACAGGATCATCGGGACGCTGACCGGACCTATTACGgcaccaacaacaacgactacagCAAGTACGCTGGAGGTAGCAGCGAGTATCTGCCGCAGGCTTCAAGTTATGATGCTTTTGACGGTGGTTGTGCCGGCGGTTATTACGACGACCATCACTCCAGCCCGGATTACTATGACAACAGATATGATGGGTACAGCGGCGACTACCACTCAGGCTACGGTAATCAGGGACATACGGAATACTCAGGACATCCAGGTGACTATGACGGTGGAAGCTCATCCTGTTACCGAGACCAAGGCTGCCATGGTCTCAACGCGTGTCACCAGTCGCAGTGCAGTGAATACAATGAGTGTAGGAGGCAGCAGTGCCAGTCCTCCAGAGTAGAGGTGACGGCCAAGGTGCTCTTTGGATCTGTCAGTGCCATATCTAACTTGAAGCAGAAGAAAAGCTCCAAAAAGAAGTGA